One Desulfobulbus oligotrophicus DNA segment encodes these proteins:
- the lptC gene encoding LPS export ABC transporter periplasmic protein LptC, which translates to MIKNPRNLLWLLPLPLFITYPLWQPPLSAFLAPRGGYNLKLVQPQDESPMQNFVMDAVVITMTSEGKEEWLIDADRAYTTGNEHELAMETVSAMYIGADRDPVNIESRRGTYFINQRHLILVDHVKVTKPTKNQVLLSDRLEYDDADKMLVSPGKVTIDTPNMRLHAGRMDYDFATEGFEFSDRVKVTL; encoded by the coding sequence ATGATCAAAAATCCTCGCAACCTCCTCTGGTTGCTCCCCTTGCCGCTGTTCATAACCTATCCTTTGTGGCAGCCGCCGTTAAGCGCCTTTCTGGCCCCTCGGGGAGGGTACAATCTTAAGCTGGTGCAACCGCAAGATGAGTCACCAATGCAGAACTTCGTTATGGATGCTGTGGTTATAACCATGACCAGCGAAGGGAAGGAAGAGTGGCTGATCGATGCCGACCGTGCATATACCACCGGCAACGAGCATGAGTTGGCAATGGAGACGGTCAGTGCCATGTACATCGGGGCTGATCGTGATCCCGTCAATATCGAAAGTCGCAGAGGAACCTACTTTATTAACCAACGTCACCTGATCCTTGTCGATCACGTCAAGGTGACAAAGCCGACCAAAAACCAGGTCCTGCTGTCTGATCGTCTCGAGTATGATGATGCCGATAAGATGTTGGTCAGTCCTGGTAAAGTAACCATCGACACACCGAACATGCGGTTGCATGCCGGCCGCATGGACTATGATTTTGCCACCGAAGGATTTGAGTTCAGCGATCGGGTCAAGGTTACTCTTTAG
- a CDS encoding PP2C family protein-serine/threonine phosphatase, whose translation MQLVEGTCQLLGIPATYAGATDKGRVRPCNEDNLLLAPETGVFAVADGLGGLDAGDLASTIALSRLRDLSFRQERVSADPRDQIQAMVMDVNQYTYRQRMALGKKMATTLAMVRFFDHTVSVAHVGDSRIYHLHDGNLVRLTHDHSLVNDLCTQGVLTAHQAQYFPQRHVITRAIGAEAVVQPSITQFECAPGDTLLLCTDGLTSMVDEEVITSCMARSTRAGNTVEQLVSLANRAGGRDNITVVVITT comes from the coding sequence ATGCAACTTGTCGAGGGAACCTGTCAACTTCTTGGAATACCCGCTACTTATGCCGGTGCCACAGATAAAGGTCGTGTTCGTCCCTGCAACGAAGACAACCTGCTCCTTGCTCCTGAAACCGGTGTGTTTGCCGTAGCCGATGGCCTGGGAGGACTTGATGCCGGTGACCTTGCCAGTACCATAGCACTCTCCCGTCTACGCGATCTGAGTTTCCGTCAGGAGAGAGTCTCTGCAGATCCCCGCGATCAGATACAGGCCATGGTTATGGATGTCAATCAATACACCTACAGACAACGCATGGCTTTAGGAAAAAAAATGGCCACGACTCTGGCAATGGTCCGTTTTTTTGATCATACCGTATCTGTTGCCCATGTTGGTGACAGCCGCATCTATCACTTGCATGATGGCAACCTGGTAAGACTGACGCATGATCATTCCCTGGTTAACGATCTCTGCACGCAAGGCGTCTTGACAGCCCACCAGGCACAGTATTTTCCACAACGTCACGTCATCACCCGTGCCATCGGAGCTGAAGCAGTTGTTCAGCCCAGTATCACACAGTTCGAATGTGCGCCGGGAGATACGCTCCTACTCTGCACCGACGGTTTGACCTCCATGGTGGATGAAGAGGTTATAACTTCTTGTATGGCCCGGTCAACCAGAGCCGGGAACACGGTTGAACAACTCGTCAGCCTGGCTAACAGAGCCGGAGGGCGGGATAACATCACGGTGGTGGTGATAACAACATAG
- a CDS encoding LL-diaminopimelate aminotransferase: MLTINEHYLKLQASYLFSDIARRVAAFQAAHPDVEIIRMGIGDVTNPLPQACIQAMHRGVDEMGTVAGFRGYGPEQGYGFLREAIAKHDFQAHGAAIQADEIFVSDGAKCDTGNIQELFATDVKVAVPDPVYPVYLDTNVMAGRTGQFRDGRYEGIVYLDSTRANNYVPALPEEQVDLIYLCFPNNPTGSTITREQLQTWVEFARENRALILFDAAYEAYIRDPELPRSIYEIEGAREVAIEFRSYSKSAGFTGTRCAFTVVPKECRAFDSQGNRQLIHPLWNRRHSTKFNGVSYPVQRAAEATYSPEGREQCKALIDGYMANARIIRQGMAALGFHAVGGDNAPYVWIEAKEDSWDFFDLLLSRAGVVCTPGAGFGKCGQGYIRLSAFNSEANVITAMTRIKEALS, from the coding sequence ATGTTAACAATTAACGAACATTATCTGAAATTACAGGCCTCTTACCTTTTTTCCGACATCGCCAGGCGTGTTGCCGCGTTTCAGGCTGCACACCCTGACGTTGAGATCATCAGGATGGGTATTGGTGATGTGACCAATCCTCTGCCACAGGCGTGCATCCAGGCCATGCACCGGGGCGTGGATGAGATGGGGACAGTTGCCGGGTTTCGTGGCTATGGGCCGGAACAGGGCTACGGTTTTTTACGTGAAGCAATTGCCAAACATGACTTTCAGGCACATGGTGCTGCAATCCAGGCTGATGAAATTTTTGTCTCCGACGGAGCGAAGTGCGATACCGGCAACATCCAGGAACTGTTTGCCACAGATGTTAAAGTTGCCGTTCCTGATCCGGTTTATCCTGTTTATCTTGATACAAATGTTATGGCAGGGCGTACCGGACAGTTCAGAGATGGTCGCTACGAGGGAATAGTGTATCTGGACTCAACCAGGGCCAATAACTATGTGCCTGCATTGCCGGAGGAACAGGTAGACCTGATCTATCTCTGTTTTCCCAACAACCCAACCGGATCCACCATCACCAGGGAGCAGTTACAAACCTGGGTGGAGTTTGCCAGGGAGAACAGGGCACTGATTTTGTTTGATGCCGCTTACGAGGCCTATATCCGTGATCCCGAATTACCCCGCTCAATCTATGAGATTGAAGGGGCGCGCGAGGTGGCGATAGAGTTTCGCAGCTACTCCAAAAGTGCCGGATTCACCGGTACCCGTTGTGCTTTTACCGTGGTCCCCAAGGAGTGCAGGGCATTTGACAGCCAGGGCAACAGACAACTTATTCATCCCCTCTGGAATCGCCGGCACAGCACCAAGTTCAACGGTGTCTCTTACCCTGTACAACGAGCTGCCGAAGCTACCTATTCACCTGAAGGCAGGGAGCAGTGCAAGGCGTTAATCGATGGATATATGGCCAACGCCAGGATCATTCGCCAGGGCATGGCGGCGTTGGGATTTCATGCCGTTGGTGGTGATAATGCACCCTATGTGTGGATCGAAGCCAAGGAGGATTCCTGGGATTTTTTCGATCTGCTGTTGAGCAGGGCCGGGGTGGTGTGTACACCGGGGGCCGGGTTTGGAAAGTGTGGCCAGGGATACATCCGTTTGTCGGCGTTCAACTCAGAGGCCAATGTGATCACGGCGATGACGCGGATTAAAGAGGCGTTGAGCTAG
- a CDS encoding FHA domain-containing protein, translating to MPMQSEQPAPIITDDAYLVALYTGLAHREYRVGSQGVTIGRDGHICTIVVVDKTVSRCHARIVSDGTDRYRLFDLDSTNGVFVNGDKLAGSRILKDGDLIGFGSPAVSHLRFQRHSSREPRLFTLPMQTKWSIGRSRDCDLSLPFEPAVSSRHAELVNHNGVLHLTDNRSLNGTWVNGKPIEHCILTGTETVIIGATRFQLKLTINGSLQVHQRDYGQAVHLEAVCLSRSIQLAGVQRTLLDSITLSIAPGEFVGILGPSGAGKTTLLTTLAGAVRPDQGQVLIDETPLDATGAMFRNTIGYVPQDDILHPELTVETSFNYIARLRLSPDLTASRRADIVDSTIETLGLSQIRQTPIHRLSGGQRKRVSIGAELLVRPSLLFLDEPTSGLDPSTEERLMQYFRAITHNGTTVIITTHVLYNLRLLDKVAFLSQGKLVFFGTPAEALIFFGTERQPLRQPTRIFDLLTGEDHLPDTTEVLHHGDQEHIALYYANRYTTSALSQEHIGQHLSSAARKIYTALAEPARPPSKDRRPGQLLHTVARSLSKQIKWISLVESCRSWHVLSRRHLHIRSHSMRRLLLFLLVPVVLALATLSQPFKGVASDETVHTRRTTLQESVSRGGPPVEIVLKQLLSPSGTHDPRSAAELLYSLRYEGVANLPVPMSTLLMMVMTAVFSGTLLSCLEISTEQSIYRRERLSFLRIVPYLSAKLPFCMLMTGLQCLVYVSLCWLQPALPLAALPLVLGVMIATAWCSVSIGLVLSAVDSSGGRFSIMLAVAVVLPQLLLSGGLGPDYYGQMSSSHQWIADLLPARWGLEMMCTALFGAFQGEGVDWIPPFVREVIGFDFGVAVYYSGAVRLLVLSVLWLFLCAGFLHFRDYHSC from the coding sequence ATGCCCATGCAATCTGAACAGCCTGCGCCTATCATTACGGATGACGCCTATTTAGTGGCCCTGTACACCGGTCTTGCCCACCGAGAATATCGAGTGGGCAGCCAAGGTGTCACTATCGGCCGGGATGGTCATATCTGTACCATCGTGGTTGTTGATAAAACCGTCTCAAGATGTCATGCCCGCATTGTCAGCGACGGAACTGATCGGTACCGGCTCTTTGACCTTGACTCAACCAATGGGGTCTTTGTCAACGGCGATAAACTTGCCGGTTCACGCATCCTGAAGGATGGAGACCTGATTGGATTTGGTTCCCCTGCTGTCTCACATCTTCGTTTTCAACGGCACAGCAGCCGTGAACCTCGCCTGTTTACACTCCCCATGCAAACCAAATGGAGTATCGGCCGCAGTCGGGACTGTGATCTTTCCCTCCCCTTTGAACCCGCGGTAAGCAGCCGGCACGCCGAACTGGTCAATCACAACGGTGTGTTGCATCTCACCGATAATCGCAGCCTCAACGGCACCTGGGTCAACGGTAAACCAATCGAACACTGCATCCTCACCGGAACGGAAACAGTCATAATCGGTGCCACCCGCTTCCAGCTGAAACTGACCATAAATGGTTCTTTGCAGGTTCATCAGCGTGATTATGGCCAAGCCGTCCACCTGGAAGCAGTCTGCCTCAGCCGCTCGATCCAGCTGGCTGGTGTCCAGCGGACACTCCTGGACAGTATCACCCTGTCCATCGCCCCTGGCGAATTTGTCGGCATCCTCGGCCCTTCAGGGGCCGGTAAAACCACACTGTTGACCACTTTGGCTGGCGCGGTTCGTCCTGATCAGGGTCAGGTTCTTATTGACGAAACCCCCTTGGACGCCACGGGTGCAATGTTTCGCAATACAATTGGGTATGTACCGCAGGATGATATCCTTCATCCTGAACTCACCGTGGAAACCAGCTTCAACTATATTGCCCGTCTCCGTTTATCTCCCGACCTGACAGCATCCAGACGGGCAGACATCGTGGACAGTACCATTGAGACACTGGGACTTAGTCAGATACGACAAACACCAATTCATCGTTTAAGCGGCGGACAACGGAAGCGGGTCTCCATCGGTGCAGAACTTCTTGTCCGGCCCAGCCTGCTTTTCCTTGATGAACCCACCTCTGGTCTTGATCCCAGTACTGAAGAACGGCTGATGCAGTATTTTCGAGCGATTACACATAACGGCACCACCGTCATCATCACGACCCACGTCCTCTACAATCTTCGTCTTTTGGACAAGGTGGCCTTTCTCTCTCAGGGGAAACTGGTCTTTTTCGGAACTCCTGCCGAAGCACTTATTTTTTTCGGAACAGAAAGACAACCGCTGCGGCAACCGACCAGAATCTTTGATCTGCTCACCGGAGAAGACCATCTGCCAGACACAACCGAAGTCCTCCATCATGGCGATCAAGAACACATTGCCCTGTACTATGCAAACCGATACACCACATCTGCCCTGTCTCAAGAGCATATCGGCCAACACCTTTCTTCAGCCGCCCGAAAAATCTACACAGCATTGGCAGAACCAGCGCGCCCCCCGTCAAAAGACCGGAGACCGGGGCAGCTGTTGCATACCGTTGCCCGGTCACTGTCAAAGCAGATAAAGTGGATATCCCTTGTTGAGTCCTGCCGATCCTGGCATGTTTTGTCACGAAGACATCTGCATATCCGCAGCCACTCGATGCGAAGGTTACTTCTTTTTTTACTCGTCCCGGTGGTTCTCGCCCTGGCAACCCTGTCACAACCCTTTAAGGGCGTGGCATCCGACGAAACAGTGCACACCCGCCGGACAACTCTCCAGGAATCGGTCAGCCGGGGCGGTCCGCCCGTGGAAATAGTGCTCAAACAGCTGCTCTCACCATCGGGCACCCACGATCCCCGTTCTGCTGCCGAACTCCTGTACAGTCTTCGCTATGAAGGGGTCGCAAATTTACCGGTACCCATGAGCACTTTGCTCATGATGGTCATGACCGCTGTCTTTTCCGGAACCCTGCTGTCCTGCCTTGAAATTTCGACAGAACAATCAATTTATCGCAGAGAACGCCTGTCCTTTTTGCGAATTGTTCCCTATCTGTCTGCTAAACTCCCCTTCTGTATGCTAATGACCGGATTGCAGTGTCTTGTTTACGTGTCTCTCTGCTGGCTGCAACCGGCACTCCCCCTTGCCGCACTGCCGCTGGTTCTCGGTGTCATGATTGCAACGGCCTGGTGTTCCGTGTCCATCGGACTTGTGCTCAGTGCCGTGGACAGCAGCGGCGGCAGATTCTCAATTATGCTGGCTGTGGCCGTGGTCCTGCCGCAACTGCTTCTCTCAGGAGGGCTTGGCCCTGATTACTATGGGCAAATGTCCAGCAGCCACCAGTGGATAGCCGATCTTCTGCCGGCGCGATGGGGTTTGGAAATGATGTGTACGGCCCTGTTCGGTGCCTTTCAAGGGGAAGGTGTGGATTGGATTCCGCCTTTTGTCAGAGAAGTTATTGGTTTTGACTTTGGAGTTGCAGTTTATTATAGTGGTGCCGTAAGGTTGTTGGTTCTTTCTGTTCTCTGGCTGTTTCTCTGTGCAGGATTCCTGCATTTTCGTGACTATCACTCATGCTGA
- a CDS encoding L-lactate MFS transporter, translating to MSEQTTFPRWIPLLGGLLGSTTCGLLLYAFSVFIKPLQAQFGWTVPQVALAYAIICLIFGLMTFPAGRLSDKFGPRNVVLIGGIIMAFGFYMVSTISPPDPAVIAAGGDAAKAAGQKPLYMLYLYYGVIAGFGGGCVYLPPIATAPKWWPDRRALATGFTVVGLGLGSFIMAPMATYMINSPGIGNGSALPVFKYVGIAMGIMVVLAALCLKVPPPGYKPAGWNPPAPAAGSGGPKAYRDYTYEETKKTAQFWLLWVAYFCGSFAGLMVIGLIAAHGIDAMSLAYKAKNALDAAAEIPAQEAKNIAMAAAGAPSTLAIFNALVRILIGPLADKIGTKKIFVTLFILQVGAMLLLSPAGSNATFLAAIAALIGWNYGAMFTLFPATTLQYYGPTAQGSNYGLLFTAWGVAGFCGPYFGGQLRAMTGSFLIPFVVSAVILAVAVIILSTLKAPEKKPA from the coding sequence ATGTCAGAACAAACTACATTTCCAAGGTGGATACCACTACTTGGAGGACTTTTGGGCAGCACCACTTGCGGTTTATTGTTGTACGCCTTTAGCGTTTTCATCAAGCCTCTGCAAGCACAGTTCGGTTGGACAGTACCGCAGGTCGCTTTGGCTTATGCCATCATCTGTTTAATTTTCGGCTTGATGACCTTTCCTGCCGGACGTTTAAGTGACAAGTTCGGTCCACGAAACGTTGTCCTCATCGGCGGTATTATCATGGCCTTTGGCTTTTACATGGTTTCTACAATCAGTCCTCCGGACCCGGCGGTGATCGCTGCCGGTGGTGATGCAGCCAAGGCTGCCGGACAAAAACCACTCTATATGCTCTACCTGTACTATGGTGTCATTGCCGGATTTGGCGGTGGTTGCGTATATCTTCCACCGATCGCCACTGCGCCCAAATGGTGGCCTGATCGTCGCGCCCTGGCTACAGGTTTCACCGTTGTCGGTCTTGGACTGGGCTCCTTCATCATGGCGCCGATGGCTACGTACATGATCAACTCGCCTGGTATCGGCAATGGGAGTGCTCTCCCGGTATTTAAGTATGTTGGTATTGCTATGGGGATCATGGTTGTTTTGGCCGCCCTCTGCCTGAAGGTACCGCCTCCTGGTTACAAACCGGCGGGCTGGAACCCTCCGGCTCCTGCTGCCGGTAGTGGCGGGCCGAAAGCGTATCGTGATTACACCTATGAGGAGACCAAAAAAACCGCACAGTTCTGGCTGTTGTGGGTTGCATACTTCTGCGGTTCTTTTGCCGGTCTGATGGTTATCGGTCTGATTGCCGCCCATGGTATTGATGCCATGAGCCTGGCCTACAAGGCGAAAAATGCACTTGATGCCGCTGCTGAGATTCCGGCTCAGGAAGCGAAGAACATTGCCATGGCCGCTGCCGGTGCGCCCAGTACCCTGGCTATCTTCAATGCTCTGGTTCGTATTCTGATCGGCCCGTTGGCGGACAAGATCGGCACCAAGAAAATATTCGTCACGCTGTTTATCCTGCAGGTGGGTGCAATGCTTCTGCTCTCCCCCGCAGGCTCCAATGCCACTTTCTTGGCGGCAATTGCGGCTCTGATTGGTTGGAACTACGGTGCCATGTTTACTCTGTTCCCGGCAACAACGCTGCAGTACTACGGGCCAACCGCCCAAGGATCCAACTATGGTCTGCTGTTTACCGCCTGGGGTGTGGCTGGCTTCTGTGGTCCTTACTTTGGTGGTCAGCTCAGGGCTATGACCGGATCTTTCCTTATACCTTTTGTCGTATCAGCTGTGATCCTGGCAGTTGCGGTTATTATCCTGAGTACCTTGAAGGCGCCGGAGAAGAAGCCCGCCTAA
- a CDS encoding KdsC family phosphatase, translating to MSSRDCGVANGGYPTDCELTEALRSRALSRQVSMVRSDAWQAALPRARQVRLLLLDVDGVLTDGSITYISDHVEAKTFHTQDGMGIKLLQDSGVAVGIITARSSEAVERRARDLGLTHVFQGKKDKLAVYETILKETGLRPPQTAYMGDDLLDLPVLNRAGFAAAPADAVMEIQQRVHYVTGRGGGRGAVREVCDLILESQGNLVRMRARFDR from the coding sequence ATGTCTAGCCGGGACTGTGGTGTGGCCAATGGTGGATATCCCACGGACTGTGAGCTGACCGAAGCCCTTCGCAGCCGAGCCTTATCTCGCCAGGTGTCAATGGTGCGCAGTGATGCCTGGCAAGCGGCTTTACCCCGCGCCCGGCAGGTACGGCTGTTGTTGCTTGATGTTGACGGGGTGCTCACGGATGGGAGCATAACCTATATCTCTGATCATGTTGAGGCGAAAACTTTTCACACTCAGGATGGGATGGGAATTAAACTTTTACAGGACAGTGGTGTTGCTGTGGGAATCATTACTGCCCGCAGTTCTGAGGCGGTTGAGCGCCGTGCCCGTGACCTGGGGCTTACCCATGTTTTTCAGGGCAAGAAGGATAAGCTCGCTGTGTATGAAACTATTCTCAAGGAAACCGGATTACGACCACCCCAGACAGCATACATGGGTGATGACCTGTTGGATTTACCTGTTCTCAATCGAGCCGGCTTTGCCGCTGCTCCTGCTGATGCGGTGATGGAGATTCAACAGCGCGTTCATTATGTGACCGGTCGCGGTGGAGGCCGGGGGGCAGTACGTGAGGTGTGCGATCTTATCCTGGAATCCCAGGGGAATCTCGTGCGGATGCGAGCCAGGTTTGACCGATGA
- a CDS encoding serine/threonine-protein kinase, with the protein MLNDAPTLLDTSGVIPGQSVNITGDKDSLIAHRYRLLRSVGSGGMGNVYLANDLVLERQVAIKTVRSELSGNEELRTRIKRECRLHAAIGAHANIVTLYDTIEENGHIYLVMEYFAGQTLAARLTAGNEAKRLPLHLALDIVRQILQALTCIHDRDIVHRDIKTSNILLQKQDDGQYLAKLTDFGIAQPDVDAAIVTRLTSLDTQGPGTPVYMAPERIDPQTFGSISVATDLYAVGIILYEMLTGSPPFTGSMTEVFTGHLLHTPNLDVLPADLPVQFAQVLTRSLAKQPAERFQAAGDFLAALAGIREDTSPLPERAAFCEATVLAVEEYQTVSPIPDATVLSSDLSHALPLGHTSPALLRKWWWAIPLMIGLVMAGVYQLSRQPTVSASPPAPNETLSSTPSPSTGTTAPAPSPPSTEKTEPVEAGAALQALEQARQQNTVKPPPPVVPAQTVLSPPQGTSAPVIRRASEWRVTENHTRKIQ; encoded by the coding sequence ATGCTGAATGATGCGCCTACACTTCTCGATACCAGCGGTGTTATCCCCGGCCAGTCAGTAAACATTACCGGTGATAAAGACAGTCTGATTGCCCACAGATACCGTCTGTTACGATCGGTTGGCTCAGGAGGTATGGGAAACGTCTATTTAGCCAACGATCTGGTTTTAGAACGCCAGGTAGCAATAAAAACCGTCCGTTCAGAATTAAGCGGTAATGAGGAGTTACGCACCCGTATCAAGAGAGAGTGCCGTCTTCACGCGGCCATCGGTGCCCATGCCAATATCGTCACCCTGTATGACACGATTGAGGAAAACGGGCACATCTATCTGGTGATGGAATATTTTGCCGGTCAAACCCTGGCGGCTCGACTGACTGCCGGCAACGAGGCAAAAAGATTACCTCTGCACCTGGCTCTGGATATTGTCCGGCAAATCCTGCAGGCTCTGACGTGTATTCATGATCGGGATATCGTGCACCGCGATATCAAAACCTCAAACATCCTCCTGCAAAAACAGGATGATGGGCAGTATCTTGCCAAGTTGACCGATTTTGGTATCGCCCAACCCGATGTTGATGCAGCCATTGTCACCCGACTGACCTCGCTTGACACTCAGGGACCCGGAACCCCAGTTTATATGGCTCCGGAGCGGATTGATCCGCAAACCTTTGGTAGCATCAGTGTTGCCACTGATCTGTATGCGGTCGGGATCATTCTTTATGAAATGCTGACCGGTTCACCACCATTTACCGGAAGCATGACTGAAGTTTTCACCGGTCACCTGTTGCATACACCGAATCTGGACGTTCTGCCGGCAGACCTCCCGGTTCAGTTTGCCCAGGTGCTCACCAGGAGTCTTGCCAAACAACCAGCTGAACGCTTTCAAGCTGCAGGAGATTTTCTTGCTGCACTGGCAGGTATCAGGGAAGACACCTCACCTCTGCCCGAACGTGCCGCCTTCTGCGAGGCTACTGTGCTGGCTGTCGAAGAATATCAGACAGTGTCGCCCATCCCCGACGCAACCGTCCTGAGTTCTGATCTTAGCCATGCATTACCACTCGGCCACACATCACCCGCCCTGCTTCGAAAATGGTGGTGGGCCATTCCCCTGATGATCGGCCTCGTCATGGCTGGTGTATACCAGTTGAGCAGACAGCCGACCGTGTCGGCCTCTCCTCCGGCACCCAACGAAACCTTGTCTTCGACCCCGTCCCCATCAACTGGAACCACAGCCCCTGCTCCCTCTCCTCCCTCCACGGAAAAAACAGAACCGGTCGAGGCCGGGGCAGCTCTGCAGGCCCTTGAACAGGCCCGCCAACAAAATACTGTCAAACCACCACCACCTGTCGTTCCTGCTCAAACAGTCTTATCACCACCGCAAGGCACATCCGCCCCCGTCATCAGACGTGCCAGTGAGTGGCGGGTGACTGAAAATCATACCCGCAAAATACAGTGA
- a CDS encoding vWA domain-containing protein → MKSRQKGAVMKLWNRLQIIAKELIILALVLAVVLAAHISHAAPGTVGNQGYGLKIFRVESALYPFVHVYMRTFDQEMNPLVNLNVLNIGVMVEGRAYDPRKKQYLIHPLRAREEATRSILVLDTNKTIKGADFEAMIRAAARFIDAKRPQDQVALLALDSSTEGYSILSNFDREPSTLGRRLADLQPRSEKTRLYDGVVAAMQMAASAGGGDSSSNVDYVVSTSIVILAGGRDDDSAINRSDLMTRISNLKIPVPIYCLGFGESESKEQRNLQALSKNSFGKHYPISSAHDTITRSIEDIQHIMQSDYVLTFRAYIPVDGESHNIKVGVEYPTGSGIMYYDTSSFEAIEPPTFPQILEIQQKIDRLIPALNKNDELYIKNPFAPPAEPPGAGKQ, encoded by the coding sequence ATGAAAAGTCGGCAAAAGGGAGCAGTCATGAAGTTGTGGAACAGACTACAGATTATTGCAAAAGAATTAATAATCCTGGCACTGGTGCTCGCAGTTGTACTGGCTGCCCATATCAGCCATGCTGCACCAGGAACGGTTGGCAACCAGGGCTATGGCCTTAAGATCTTTCGTGTTGAATCAGCTCTTTATCCATTCGTGCATGTGTACATGCGCACGTTTGACCAGGAGATGAACCCTCTGGTTAACCTCAACGTCCTGAACATCGGCGTTATGGTCGAGGGCAGAGCCTATGATCCACGAAAAAAACAGTACCTGATTCACCCCCTACGAGCCAGAGAAGAGGCAACCCGTTCTATTCTGGTGCTCGATACGAATAAAACCATCAAGGGAGCTGATTTTGAAGCCATGATCCGGGCAGCTGCCCGCTTCATTGACGCCAAACGGCCACAGGACCAGGTAGCGTTGCTGGCCCTTGACAGCAGCACAGAGGGCTACTCCATACTCTCCAACTTCGACCGGGAGCCCTCCACCCTGGGCCGTCGCCTGGCAGATCTGCAACCTCGCAGCGAAAAGACCAGGCTGTACGATGGCGTGGTTGCGGCCATGCAGATGGCTGCAAGTGCCGGTGGTGGTGACTCATCCAGTAATGTTGATTACGTGGTTTCCACCTCGATTGTTATCCTTGCCGGCGGCAGAGATGATGACAGCGCCATTAATCGCTCAGACCTGATGACTCGAATCTCCAACCTGAAAATTCCTGTTCCGATCTACTGTCTCGGTTTTGGAGAATCTGAGAGCAAGGAACAGCGCAATCTTCAGGCTTTATCAAAAAACTCCTTTGGCAAGCATTATCCGATCAGCAGTGCACACGATACCATTACCCGGAGTATTGAAGACATCCAGCATATCATGCAAAGCGATTATGTGCTCACCTTCCGTGCCTACATTCCAGTGGATGGTGAAAGCCACAACATAAAAGTAGGAGTAGAGTATCCCACCGGCAGCGGTATCATGTACTATGACACCTCATCATTTGAAGCCATTGAACCGCCGACCTTCCCTCAGATTCTTGAGATCCAGCAGAAGATCGACAGGTTGATCCCGGCTCTGAACAAAAACGACGAACTGTATATAAAAAATCCATTTGCTCCTCCAGCCGAACCACCCGGGGCCGGTAAACAGTAA